The following are encoded together in the Thiobacillus sp. SCUT-2 genome:
- the aprB gene encoding adenylyl-sulfate reductase subunit beta produces the protein MPTYVRTDKCDGCKGQDKTACMYICPHDLMKLDKDGSETGHAMRAFNQEPEQCWECYSCVKICPQQAIEARHYADVVPLGGMVQPLRGSDSIMWTIKFRNGTLKRFKFPIRTTPEGSIDPYGGKPTAKLADITAIGFFTGSADGGITKGYRPGNPAELIRK, from the coding sequence ATGCCAACCTACGTTCGTACCGACAAGTGCGACGGCTGCAAGGGTCAGGACAAGACCGCCTGCATGTACATCTGCCCGCACGACCTTATGAAGCTGGACAAGGACGGTTCGGAAACTGGCCACGCCATGCGCGCGTTCAACCAGGAACCCGAGCAGTGCTGGGAGTGCTACAGCTGCGTGAAGATCTGCCCGCAGCAGGCGATCGAAGCCCGCCACTACGCCGACGTCGTGCCGCTGGGCGGCATGGTGCAGCCCCTGCGCGGTTCCGACTCCATCATGTGGACCATCAAGTTCCGCAACGGCACGCTGAAGCGCTTCAAGTTCCCGATCCGCACCACGCCCGAGGGCTCGATCGATCCGTACGGTGGCAAGCCGACTGCCAAGTTGGCCGACATCACCGCGATCGGCTTCTTCACCGGCTCGGCCGACGGCGGCATCACCAAGGGCTACCGCCCGGGCAACCCCGCAGAACTGATCCGCAAGTAA
- the sat gene encoding sulfate adenylyltransferase, translating to MSKLVRPHGGGELKPLLLTGDALTAEKARAASLPKLKMSSRETGDLIMMGIGGFTPLDGFMTKADWQGVCDGYKMASGLFWPIPITLSTDDETIKEGSEVALVDGETGEIMGTMKITDKYTIDKAHECMMVYKTTDLEHPGVKMVMAQGKYNLAGPVKVLSTGNFKEEYGEQFMTPAETRAKFEAMGWSKVAAFQTRNPMHRSHEYLAKIAIETMDGVLVHSLLGALKPGDIPAEVRSEAIATLIDNYFAPNTVIQAGYPLDMRYAGPREALLHALFRQNYGCSHLIVGRDHAGVGDYYGPFDAQKIFDEIPKDALETKNMNIDWTFWCKKCGGMASQRTCPHTKEDRILLSGTKVRAMLSEGQDLPVEFSRPEVAKVLQKYYAGLTAEQNVKIELKGHSAA from the coding sequence ATGTCCAAACTGGTACGCCCCCACGGCGGCGGAGAACTCAAGCCCCTGCTGCTGACGGGTGACGCGCTCACCGCCGAAAAAGCCCGCGCCGCCTCCCTGCCCAAGCTCAAGATGAGCTCGCGCGAGACCGGCGACCTGATCATGATGGGCATCGGCGGCTTCACCCCGCTCGACGGCTTCATGACCAAGGCCGACTGGCAGGGCGTCTGCGACGGCTACAAGATGGCCAGCGGCCTGTTCTGGCCCATTCCGATCACGCTCTCCACCGACGACGAAACCATCAAGGAAGGCAGCGAGGTGGCCCTGGTCGACGGCGAGACCGGCGAGATCATGGGCACCATGAAGATCACCGACAAGTACACCATCGACAAGGCGCACGAGTGCATGATGGTCTACAAGACCACCGACCTCGAGCACCCCGGCGTCAAGATGGTCATGGCCCAGGGCAAGTACAACCTGGCCGGCCCGGTCAAGGTCCTGTCGACCGGCAACTTCAAGGAAGAATACGGCGAACAGTTCATGACGCCGGCCGAAACCCGCGCCAAGTTCGAGGCCATGGGCTGGTCCAAGGTCGCCGCGTTCCAGACCCGCAACCCGATGCACCGCAGCCATGAATACCTGGCGAAGATCGCCATCGAGACCATGGACGGCGTCCTGGTCCACTCCCTGCTCGGCGCGCTGAAGCCGGGCGACATCCCCGCCGAAGTGCGCTCCGAAGCGATCGCCACGCTGATCGACAACTACTTCGCCCCCAACACCGTGATCCAGGCCGGCTATCCGCTCGACATGCGCTACGCCGGTCCGCGCGAGGCGCTGCTGCACGCGCTGTTCCGCCAGAACTACGGCTGCTCGCACCTGATCGTCGGCCGCGACCATGCCGGCGTCGGCGACTACTACGGCCCGTTCGACGCGCAGAAGATCTTCGACGAGATCCCGAAGGACGCGCTCGAAACCAAGAACATGAACATCGACTGGACCTTCTGGTGCAAGAAGTGCGGCGGCATGGCCAGCCAGCGCACCTGCCCGCACACCAAGGAAGACCGCATCCTGTTGTCCGGCACCAAGGTCCGCGCCATGCTTTCCGAAGGCCAGGACCTGCCGGTCGAGTTTTCCCGCCCGGAAGTGGCCAAGGTGCTTCAGAAGTACTACGCGGGCCTGACCGCCGAACAGAACGTGAAGATCGAGTTGAAGGGACACTCGGCCGCGTAA
- a CDS encoding type 1 glutamine amidotransferase: MDPVLIVRHAPTEGPGYFATFLDRHGIPWKLVRIDAGDAVPDSLNGVSGLCLMGGPMSVNDELPWIPPMLALIRQAVAAGVPVIGHCLGGQLMAKALGGAVGRNPVKEIGWGDVRVTDAEAARPWLGDAPDPLPAFHWHGETFSIPPGATRILESAWCPNQAYVLDDRHIGMQCHVEMTPELIASWCDNGADEIAASDSPAVQQPAAMLADVAARTARLHVLADKIYSRWIQGLRQ; this comes from the coding sequence ATGGATCCCGTTCTGATTGTCCGCCATGCCCCGACCGAGGGGCCGGGCTATTTCGCCACCTTCCTGGATCGCCACGGCATCCCCTGGAAACTGGTTCGCATCGACGCCGGCGACGCCGTGCCCGATAGCCTTAACGGCGTTTCGGGACTGTGCTTGATGGGCGGACCGATGAGCGTCAACGACGAGCTGCCGTGGATACCGCCGATGCTGGCGCTGATCCGGCAGGCGGTGGCTGCGGGCGTCCCGGTGATCGGCCACTGCCTCGGCGGCCAGCTGATGGCCAAGGCGCTCGGCGGCGCGGTCGGCCGCAACCCGGTCAAGGAGATCGGCTGGGGCGACGTCCGCGTCACCGACGCCGAAGCCGCGCGCCCCTGGCTCGGCGACGCCCCGGACCCGCTGCCGGCCTTCCACTGGCACGGCGAGACCTTCTCGATTCCGCCGGGGGCGACGCGCATTCTCGAGAGCGCCTGGTGCCCCAACCAGGCCTACGTCCTGGACGATCGTCACATCGGCATGCAGTGCCATGTCGAGATGACGCCCGAGCTCATCGCGAGCTGGTGCGACAACGGCGCCGACGAGATCGCCGCCAGCGACAGCCCCGCGGTGCAGCAACCGGCGGCGATGCTGGCCGACGTCGCGGCGCGAACCGCACGCCTGCACGTGCTGGCCGACAAAATTTATTCCCGCTGGATTCAAGGGCTTAGGCAATAA
- a CDS encoding retropepsin-like aspartic protease family protein has product MMAAFRRNTIGLIIAAGGLACTPACATGVAVVGLFTGKAIVSIDGGRPRTLNVGQTVQGVRLLAADSDQARIEVDGKVRQLGLGQSFAGGAQAGARPSVSLTADARGHFAAAGSLNGYPVNFLVDTGATAVAIGAADAQRIGLDYKQGQAVRVGTAAGVVPAWRVTFNTVKVGGIAVNQVEGLVVEAGLAVPLLGMSFLNRMEMTRDGQTMTLTQRY; this is encoded by the coding sequence ATGATGGCGGCTTTCAGGCGAAACACGATCGGGCTCATTATAGCGGCGGGCGGCCTCGCCTGCACCCCGGCATGCGCGACCGGGGTCGCGGTGGTGGGGCTGTTCACCGGCAAGGCCATCGTCAGCATCGACGGCGGCAGGCCGCGTACGCTGAATGTCGGCCAGACGGTTCAGGGCGTGCGACTGCTGGCGGCCGATTCGGACCAGGCGCGGATCGAGGTCGACGGCAAGGTCCGGCAGCTGGGCCTGGGGCAATCCTTCGCGGGCGGTGCGCAGGCCGGTGCGCGCCCCAGCGTGTCGCTCACCGCCGACGCACGCGGTCATTTCGCCGCGGCCGGCTCGCTCAACGGCTATCCGGTGAATTTCCTCGTCGACACCGGCGCGACGGCGGTCGCCATCGGCGCGGCCGATGCGCAGCGCATCGGCCTTGACTACAAACAGGGGCAGGCTGTGCGGGTCGGTACGGCGGCGGGTGTCGTCCCGGCGTGGCGCGTGACCTTCAACACCGTCAAGGTCGGAGGCATTGCCGTCAACCAGGTCGAGGGCCTGGTGGTCGAGGCGGGCCTCGCGGTGCCCTTGCTGGGCATGAGCTTCCTCAACCGGATGGAAATGACGCGCGACGGCCAGACGATGACGCTGACGCAGCGCTATTGA
- the folE2 gene encoding GTP cyclohydrolase FolE2 gives MNQICDTAVCMPDVQSSADTRQIAINKVGIKSIRHPVRVADKSGGVQHTIATFNMYVFLPHNFKGTHMSRFIEILNTREREISIENFEDMLRQMVERLEADSGYIEMSFPYFVNKAAPVSGVQSLLDYEVTFIGEIENGKYSHTTKVLVPVTSLCPCSKKISDYGAHNQRSHVTVTAKTNGFLWIEDLVRKVEDQASCELFGLLKRPDEKWVTERAYDNPKFVEDIVRDVAAAMNAEPLIDSYVVEAENFESIHNHSAYALIERDKTRN, from the coding sequence ATGAACCAGATTTGCGACACCGCCGTTTGCATGCCCGACGTGCAAAGCTCGGCCGATACGCGGCAGATCGCCATCAACAAGGTCGGCATCAAGAGCATCCGCCATCCGGTACGGGTCGCCGACAAGAGCGGCGGCGTCCAGCACACGATCGCCACCTTCAACATGTACGTGTTCCTGCCGCACAACTTCAAGGGCACGCACATGTCGCGCTTCATCGAGATCCTCAATACGCGCGAGCGCGAGATCTCGATCGAGAATTTCGAAGACATGCTGCGCCAGATGGTCGAGCGACTCGAAGCGGATTCCGGCTACATCGAAATGAGCTTCCCGTACTTCGTCAACAAGGCCGCGCCGGTTTCGGGCGTGCAGAGCCTGCTCGACTACGAAGTCACCTTCATCGGCGAGATCGAGAACGGCAAGTACAGCCACACCACCAAGGTGCTGGTGCCGGTGACCAGCCTGTGTCCCTGCTCGAAGAAGATCTCCGACTACGGCGCGCACAACCAGCGCTCGCACGTCACCGTGACGGCCAAGACCAACGGCTTCCTGTGGATCGAGGACCTGGTGCGCAAGGTGGAGGACCAGGCATCGTGCGAACTCTTCGGCCTGCTGAAGCGCCCGGACGAGAAATGGGTCACCGAGCGCGCCTACGACAACCCGAAATTCGTCGAGGACATCGTGCGCGACGTCGCCGCGGCGATGAACGCCGAGCCGCTGATCGATTCGTACGTGGTGGAAGCGGAGAACTTCGAGTCGATCCACAATCACTCGGCCTACGCGCTGATCGAGCGGGACAAGACCCGGAACTAA
- the dxs gene encoding 1-deoxy-D-xylulose-5-phosphate synthase has protein sequence MPTRLLEAIDSPADLRKLAPADLPRLAAELREFLVASVAQTGGHLASNLGTVELTIALHYVFDTPRDRLVWDVGHQTYTHKILTGRRAAMAGLRQAGGIAGFPRRAESEYDAFGAGHSSTSISAALGMAEAFHQLGSAQRAVAIIGDGAMTAGMAFEALNNAGATELPLLVVLNDNDMSISPNVGALNNYLAKLMSGRFYAAARRAGEKVLSAVPPIKELARRAEEHMKGMVTPGTLFEEFGFNYIGPIDGHDLDVLVDTLTNIRQLSGPQFLHVVTRKGKGYAPAETNPCLYHGVGRFDPDAGVAEKSGGKPTYTQVFGDWLCDMAAADSRLVGITPAMREGSGLVHFSQQYPKRYFDVGIAEQHALTFAAGLACEGVKPVVAIYSTFLQRAYDQLVHDVALQNLPVMLAIDRAGLVGADGPTHAGSFDLSFLRCIPNMLIAAPSDENECRRLLTTAFLHDGPSAVRYPRGGGSGATIEAGLEPLAIGKGVVRRRGREVALIAFGSLVGPALAAAESLDASVADMRFVKPLDVELLRDLAHGHRLLVTLEENAVAGGAGAGVAEALAALGLDVPLVHLGLPDTFLEHGDPARMLADCGLDAAGIARAVRQRIPLLPE, from the coding sequence ATGCCGACCCGCCTGCTCGAAGCCATCGACTCGCCCGCCGACCTGAGAAAGCTGGCGCCGGCCGATCTGCCCAGGCTCGCCGCCGAACTGCGCGAGTTTCTGGTCGCCTCGGTCGCGCAGACCGGCGGCCACCTCGCCTCCAACCTCGGCACGGTCGAGCTCACGATCGCGCTGCACTACGTGTTCGACACCCCGCGCGACCGGCTCGTGTGGGACGTCGGCCACCAGACCTATACGCACAAGATCCTCACCGGCCGCCGAGCCGCGATGGCCGGCCTGCGCCAGGCCGGCGGCATCGCCGGCTTTCCCCGCCGCGCCGAGAGCGAATACGACGCCTTCGGCGCCGGCCATTCGAGCACCTCGATCTCGGCCGCGCTCGGCATGGCCGAGGCCTTCCACCAGCTCGGCTCCGCGCAGCGCGCGGTCGCGATCATCGGCGACGGGGCGATGACGGCCGGCATGGCCTTCGAGGCGCTGAACAACGCCGGCGCGACGGAGTTGCCGCTGCTCGTCGTGCTGAACGACAACGACATGTCGATCTCGCCCAACGTCGGCGCGCTGAACAACTACCTGGCCAAGCTGATGTCGGGCAGGTTCTACGCCGCCGCGCGCCGCGCCGGCGAGAAGGTGCTGTCGGCCGTGCCGCCGATCAAGGAGCTCGCCCGCCGCGCCGAGGAGCACATGAAGGGGATGGTGACGCCCGGCACGCTGTTCGAGGAATTCGGCTTCAACTACATCGGTCCGATCGACGGCCACGACCTCGACGTGCTGGTCGATACCCTGACCAATATCCGCCAGCTGTCCGGCCCGCAGTTCCTCCACGTGGTGACGCGGAAAGGCAAGGGGTACGCGCCGGCCGAAACGAACCCCTGCCTGTACCACGGCGTCGGCCGCTTCGACCCCGATGCTGGCGTAGCCGAAAAATCCGGCGGCAAGCCCACCTATACGCAGGTGTTCGGCGACTGGCTGTGCGACATGGCGGCGGCCGACAGCCGGCTGGTCGGCATCACGCCCGCCATGCGCGAGGGCTCCGGCCTCGTGCACTTCTCGCAGCAGTACCCGAAGCGCTATTTCGACGTCGGCATCGCCGAGCAGCATGCGCTGACCTTCGCCGCGGGGCTCGCCTGCGAAGGCGTGAAGCCTGTGGTGGCGATCTACTCGACCTTCCTGCAGCGCGCCTACGACCAGCTCGTCCACGACGTCGCGCTGCAGAACCTGCCGGTCATGCTGGCGATCGACCGCGCCGGTCTGGTCGGCGCCGACGGCCCGACCCACGCCGGCAGCTTCGACCTCTCCTTCCTGCGCTGCATCCCCAACATGCTGATCGCCGCGCCGTCGGACGAGAACGAATGCCGGCGCCTGCTGACGACCGCCTTCCTGCACGACGGTCCGTCGGCGGTGCGCTACCCGCGCGGCGGCGGCTCCGGGGCGACGATCGAAGCGGGGCTCGAGCCGCTCGCGATCGGCAAGGGCGTGGTCCGGCGCCGCGGCCGCGAGGTGGCGTTGATCGCCTTCGGCAGTCTGGTCGGCCCCGCGCTCGCGGCGGCGGAGTCGCTCGACGCCAGCGTCGCCGACATGCGCTTCGTGAAGCCGCTCGACGTCGAGCTCCTGCGCGACCTGGCGCACGGGCACCGGCTGCTGGTGACGCTGGAGGAGAACGCGGTGGCCGGTGGCGCCGGCGCGGGCGTGGCGGAGGCGCTGGCTGCACTGGGCCTGGACGTGCCGCTCGTGCACCTTGGGCTGCCCGACACCTTCCTCGAACACGGCGACCCGGCAAGGATGCTGGCCGACTGCGGCCTCGATGCGGCCGGTATCGCGCGCGCCGTGCGGCAGCGGATACCCCTATTACCCGAGTAG
- a CDS encoding polyprenyl synthetase family protein, giving the protein MATTDFAAWVQACQARIESVLADALPSSHVAPQRLHDAMRYAVLGGGKRVRPLLAFAAGEVTAADPARVEHAAAAVELIHAYSLVHDDMPAMDDDALRRGKPTVHVEFDEATALLVGDALQSLAFDLLASHTLADDAVTQLKMVQLLAQAAGSRGMAGGQAIDLASVGKPLDLTELEFMHIHKTGALIRAAVLLGAQCGRASEHALGALDHYAKCIGLAFQVVDDVLDAEASTATLGKTAGKDAAHNKPTYVSLLGAARARELAQELRADAHAALDTLGAPAVRLRQLADFVVERTF; this is encoded by the coding sequence ATGGCGACGACTGACTTTGCCGCCTGGGTCCAGGCATGCCAGGCCCGCATCGAAAGCGTGCTGGCCGACGCGCTTCCCTCATCCCACGTCGCGCCGCAGCGTCTCCACGACGCGATGCGCTATGCCGTGCTGGGCGGCGGCAAGCGCGTGCGGCCGCTGCTGGCCTTTGCGGCCGGCGAAGTGACCGCTGCCGATCCCGCGCGCGTCGAGCACGCCGCAGCGGCGGTCGAACTGATCCACGCCTACTCTCTGGTGCACGACGACATGCCGGCGATGGACGACGACGCGCTGCGGCGTGGCAAGCCGACCGTGCACGTCGAGTTCGACGAAGCGACCGCGCTGCTTGTCGGCGACGCGCTGCAGAGCCTGGCGTTCGACCTTCTCGCGTCGCACACGCTCGCCGACGACGCAGTGACGCAGCTGAAGATGGTGCAGCTGCTCGCGCAGGCCGCGGGTTCGCGCGGCATGGCCGGCGGCCAGGCGATCGACCTCGCGAGCGTCGGCAAGCCGCTCGATCTGACCGAGCTCGAATTCATGCACATCCACAAGACCGGCGCGCTGATCCGCGCCGCGGTCCTGCTCGGCGCCCAGTGCGGCAGGGCTTCGGAACACGCGCTCGGCGCACTCGACCACTATGCGAAGTGCATCGGCCTCGCCTTCCAGGTCGTCGACGACGTGCTCGATGCCGAGGCCTCCACCGCCACGCTCGGCAAGACCGCCGGCAAGGACGCCGCCCACAACAAGCCGACCTACGTCAGCCTGCTCGGTGCCGCGCGTGCACGCGAACTGGCGCAGGAGCTGCGCGCCGACGCGCACGCCGCGCTCGATACGCTGGGCGCCCCCGCCGTGCGGCTGCGCCAGCTGGCTGACTTCGTCGTTGAGCGGACCTTCTGA
- a CDS encoding exodeoxyribonuclease VII small subunit, whose product MAKSRAATPPKDYESALSELEAIVADMESGQLPLEASLAAYKRGAELLQYCRQQLADAEQQVKILENGTLQPFKTEHGDD is encoded by the coding sequence ATGGCCAAATCCCGCGCCGCCACACCCCCCAAAGATTACGAGTCCGCCCTGTCCGAGCTGGAAGCCATCGTCGCCGACATGGAGTCGGGCCAACTGCCGCTGGAGGCCTCCCTCGCCGCCTACAAGCGCGGCGCCGAGCTGCTGCAGTACTGCCGCCAGCAGCTGGCCGACGCGGAACAACAGGTGAAGATTCTCGAAAACGGCACCCTGCAGCCCTTCAAGACCGAACATGGCGACGACTGA
- a CDS encoding aromatic ring-hydroxylating oxygenase subunit alpha, whose amino-acid sequence MSDLAESSALSLTSPQLPVSWYFDAAIYDLELKHLFKSGPGYVGHQLMVPEAGDYHALEMFEGGRMLVNGGAGVELLSNVCRHRQAIMLKGRGKLPSNNIVCPVHRWTYDAQGTLMGAPEFPGNPCLNLNRTGLQAWQGLLFAGGRDVNADLAGMQAARELDFSGFVLDRVDVTHYACNWKTFIEVYLEDYHVAPYHPGLGHFVTCDDLKWEYGEWWSVQTVGVNRGLAKPGSPVYRKWHEQVLAYDRGQAPKHGAIWLTYYPGLMVEWYPHVLVVSSIVPTGVESCSNIVEFYYPEDIALFERAFIEAEQAAYNETAVEDEDICLRMHEGRRVLYKQGISETGPYQSPMEDGMMHFHAFLRRQIEPHLK is encoded by the coding sequence ATGAGCGATCTCGCCGAATCCAGCGCCTTGTCGCTAACTTCGCCGCAACTGCCGGTTTCCTGGTATTTCGATGCGGCCATCTACGACCTGGAACTGAAGCATCTCTTCAAATCCGGTCCGGGCTATGTCGGCCACCAGTTGATGGTGCCCGAGGCCGGGGACTACCACGCGCTGGAGATGTTCGAAGGCGGAAGAATGCTGGTCAACGGCGGTGCGGGCGTCGAACTCCTGTCCAACGTGTGCCGCCATCGCCAGGCGATCATGCTGAAGGGGCGCGGCAAGCTGCCGTCGAACAACATCGTGTGCCCGGTCCATCGCTGGACCTACGATGCCCAGGGCACGCTGATGGGCGCGCCGGAATTCCCCGGCAACCCCTGCCTCAATCTGAACCGTACCGGCCTGCAGGCCTGGCAGGGCCTGCTGTTCGCCGGCGGCCGCGACGTCAATGCGGACCTGGCCGGCATGCAGGCTGCGCGCGAGCTGGACTTTTCCGGCTTCGTGCTCGACCGCGTCGACGTGACGCATTACGCCTGCAACTGGAAGACCTTCATCGAGGTCTACCTCGAGGATTACCACGTCGCGCCCTACCACCCGGGCCTCGGCCACTTCGTCACCTGCGACGACCTCAAGTGGGAATACGGCGAGTGGTGGTCGGTGCAGACGGTCGGCGTGAACCGCGGGCTGGCGAAGCCCGGCTCGCCGGTCTACCGGAAATGGCACGAGCAGGTGCTGGCCTACGACCGCGGCCAGGCGCCGAAGCATGGCGCGATCTGGCTGACCTACTATCCGGGCCTGATGGTCGAGTGGTATCCGCACGTGCTCGTCGTGTCGTCGATCGTGCCGACCGGGGTCGAGTCGTGCAGCAACATCGTCGAGTTCTACTATCCGGAGGACATCGCGCTGTTCGAGCGCGCCTTCATCGAGGCCGAGCAGGCCGCCTACAACGAGACCGCCGTCGAGGACGAGGACATCTGCCTGCGCATGCACGAAGGCCGCCGTGTGCTCTACAAGCAGGGCATTTCGGAGACCGGCCCGTACCAGTCGCCGATGGAGGACGGCATGATGCACTTCCACGCCTTCCTGCGGCGGCAGATCGAGCCGCACCTGAAGTGA
- a CDS encoding DMT family transporter, producing MKSGWMLVAAALFALMSVLVKHASATFSPAELVFYRSAFGLVAIWSAVAVRHRKLLGPLVTPHIQAHFWRGLSGFAALVLFFFALARLPLATAVTLNYTAPLFLAALSAWWLREEHGRGLVGAVLLGFAGIVMLLRPQLAGQAWLPAVGGLVSGMLAAVAYVNVKQLGRLGEPEWRVVFYFTLLSTAGGALWMAFAGFHPPQAGDWPWLVGIGVTATVAQLALTRAYHRGRTLAVGALAYATVGFSALYGVLLLGERLPFLAWVGMAVVAAAGVWAVFASTPRRVDSL from the coding sequence ATGAAATCGGGCTGGATGCTGGTGGCGGCGGCGCTGTTCGCCTTGATGAGCGTGCTGGTGAAGCACGCTTCTGCGACCTTCTCGCCGGCCGAACTGGTGTTCTACCGCTCGGCCTTCGGGCTCGTCGCGATCTGGAGCGCGGTGGCCGTGCGTCACCGCAAGTTGCTGGGGCCGCTCGTGACGCCGCACATCCAGGCCCACTTCTGGCGCGGGCTGTCCGGGTTCGCGGCGCTGGTGCTGTTCTTCTTCGCCCTGGCGCGGCTGCCGCTCGCCACGGCGGTGACGCTCAACTACACCGCGCCGCTGTTCCTCGCCGCGCTGTCGGCCTGGTGGCTGCGCGAGGAGCACGGGCGCGGCCTCGTCGGTGCGGTGCTGCTCGGGTTTGCCGGCATCGTCATGCTGTTGCGCCCGCAGCTGGCCGGGCAGGCCTGGCTCCCCGCCGTGGGCGGGCTGGTGTCGGGGATGCTGGCGGCGGTCGCCTATGTCAACGTCAAGCAGCTGGGGCGTTTGGGCGAGCCCGAGTGGCGCGTGGTGTTCTATTTCACGCTGCTGTCGACCGCAGGCGGGGCCTTGTGGATGGCGTTCGCCGGATTCCATCCGCCGCAGGCCGGCGACTGGCCCTGGCTCGTCGGCATCGGCGTCACGGCGACCGTGGCACAGCTCGCGCTGACGCGTGCCTACCACCGCGGGCGCACGCTTGCCGTGGGGGCGCTCGCCTACGCCACGGTCGGCTTTTCGGCCCTGTATGGCGTGCTCCTGCTCGGCGAGCGGCTGCCGTTCCTTGCCTGGGTCGGCATGGCCGTCGTGGCGGCTGCGGGCGTCTGGGCGGTGTTCGCGTCCACGCCCCGCCGGGTCGATTCGCTATAG
- a CDS encoding SpoIIAA family protein, translating to MISQTVKDNQIAVTVMGQFTLDDYREFEQAVGYGIQFQGTVNLLFDLRDMLSYSVDVAWEELRFSREHKTDFGRIAILTGDQWVAWSMWINRLFMTADIRLFDDLDMAEAWVAGGELPAPAA from the coding sequence ATGATCAGCCAGACCGTCAAGGACAACCAGATTGCCGTCACCGTGATGGGGCAGTTCACGCTCGACGACTATCGCGAGTTCGAGCAGGCGGTCGGCTACGGCATCCAGTTCCAGGGAACGGTCAACCTGCTGTTCGACCTGCGCGACATGCTTTCGTACAGCGTCGACGTCGCGTGGGAGGAGCTCAGGTTCTCGCGCGAGCACAAGACCGATTTCGGCCGCATCGCGATCCTCACCGGCGACCAGTGGGTGGCCTGGAGCATGTGGATCAACCGCCTGTTCATGACGGCCGACATCCGGCTGTTCGACGACCTCGACATGGCCGAGGCGTGGGTGGCGGGCGGCGAGCTGCCGGCCCCGGCGGCGTAG
- a CDS encoding DUF3025 domain-containing protein has translation MSFAHPAFAPYRELIDALGLAQGLPALAALNSLAAARDTRQARGLPLVFAAPDGRMAARDYEMQILASGEVPTRADTWHDVLNALVWLRFPRFKAALNAAHGRAIAQETGSARGRRRDALTVLDESGVWVLSRDPELPELLRGHAWTALFVEARARVERQMRCIVVGHALLEKMLAPYPSMTGKCLMITTNTLEPDVAETLAVTALDAVDTPRRLAPLPVQGIPGWDAANGDPAYYANRDVFRPAPPRTD, from the coding sequence TTGAGCTTCGCCCACCCCGCCTTCGCACCGTACCGCGAACTGATCGACGCGCTCGGACTGGCGCAAGGGCTGCCCGCGCTCGCCGCGCTGAATTCGCTGGCGGCCGCCCGTGACACGCGGCAGGCACGCGGCCTGCCGCTTGTCTTCGCCGCGCCCGACGGCCGCATGGCGGCGCGCGACTACGAGATGCAGATCCTCGCAAGCGGCGAGGTACCCACCCGCGCCGACACCTGGCACGACGTGTTGAATGCGCTGGTGTGGCTGCGCTTCCCCCGCTTCAAGGCGGCACTCAACGCCGCCCACGGAAGGGCGATCGCGCAGGAGACCGGCAGCGCGCGCGGGCGCCGTCGCGACGCGCTGACCGTCCTCGACGAATCGGGCGTGTGGGTGCTGAGCCGCGACCCTGAACTGCCCGAGTTGCTGCGGGGCCATGCCTGGACCGCGCTGTTCGTGGAGGCGCGCGCCCGGGTGGAACGACAGATGCGCTGCATCGTCGTGGGCCACGCCCTGCTGGAGAAGATGCTCGCCCCCTACCCCTCGATGACCGGCAAGTGCCTGATGATCACGACGAATACGCTCGAACCGGATGTGGCCGAGACGCTCGCCGTCACGGCGCTGGACGCCGTCGACACGCCGCGCCGGCTCGCGCCGCTGCCCGTCCAGGGGATTCCCGGCTGGGACGCGGCAAACGGCGATCCGGCCTACTACGCGAACCGCGACGTCTTCCGTCCGGCCCCCCCGCGCACGGACTGA